CAAACGTTGTATATACATAATTCTAGCGCTAAAACTAAACATAAGTGTATgccacatatgtatattttttcaatcatcatttaattaattgtacTATGAGTAATCAATTAAATGAATCAATGTATTCAACAATGGTGCTGATACTGGTGCTGTCTATGAAAAAGCTCTGTGTGTGTATATTCCAAGTTTGGATGACAGTTGCTATTCAGCAGCCAGAAGTAAAAGATCACCAGTCttgagaaaaatgaaaaagttgtGGATATTGGCATTTTTCGTTTTCATAGCGGCTGAAGAAGACGAATCTGCCGATTATAGCTATCTTGGGACCGAGGGACCCAAAATTGAGCGAGGAAGCGAACCTAAAGTGACCGTCGAACCCAAAGTGAGTTAGAAACAAAACTAAACTAGTGCTCGATTCAGTAAATTAATATTGAATATGAATATGCCTTGCTTTAATACTCCTAGAAAACGTTTAACGATTGGAGTGGATTCCAATGCGGACATCGCGAAAATGATCTTACGAGTTTGAACTTCAGTGCCATATCTGATTTAAAGACATTCAGATTGCACCCTTGGATGGTGGCCATATACTCGAAtgaatcgaaaaatttcattGCTACAGGGACACTGATCCGATACGATGTGGTTATCACGGCCTTGAAGGGAATCGAAAACGTGCCAGACGATCAGTTGGTAGTGGAGGCAGGCATCATGAATCGAACAGAAACCAAACAACTTTATCGCTTTGCCCGCAGCGTGTCCATCTACTTGTCATTGGCACTGATCCACCTCACCACACCGTTTACAATGCAATTTTCACATGTGCGTCCAATATGCCTGCCTCGGCTTAATGAAGTTTTCACAGAAAGATCCTGCGGAACGGTTGGCTGGTATTTTAACTCCGACAATATAAGGGACAAATCCATTACTGTCAAGAAGGACTTCCTTTGGCAGAGACCCTATGTAGTGATGGGAAACGTGGACTGCCTCACCGAGTTTAACGAGACAATCGATAATAATACGATCTGCTGCAAGGACAAGCTCAACACATTCCTTCCTCTGAATATCGGTGCAGGTTTAGCCTGTAGAACCGATAACTTCGTTTTGGCTGGTGTAAGCCTTTTAAACAGTGACTGGGTCATGGACAACAAACCCACCCTCTTCGTCAACATTCCCGATTATTTGCCGTGGATTGAGTCAGAGCTGCAACCATATTTCGACGCAGCTTCTCATAGCTCTCAAGCACCAGCAAAGGATTCTGCCGAATATCATTCTTCAGCAACCGGCACCCCTTCCATCCCAGCTTCCAACCTTCATCTCACCTGACACCGTGTTAAGTAGCCCTCGAGCATTGTGGAAGTTGTTGGAGGGTGCTGGCTGGCAGTGGTGGGTCCTTTGTGGACGACCCTGCTTCTCACTAAACTTACATGTTATCCACCATCGCAACCGGATAAACTAACCCCACCATAACAAGTCAGAAAACTTggccaatttatttattagctTGTTATtggagttttttgtttttaa
This region of Drosophila bipectinata strain 14024-0381.07 chromosome 2L, DbipHiC1v2, whole genome shotgun sequence genomic DNA includes:
- the LOC138925717 gene encoding inactive CLIP domain-containing serine protease A8-like, yielding MKKLWILAFFVFIAAEEDESADYSYLGTEGPKIERGSEPKVTVEPKKTFNDWSGFQCGHRENDLTSLNFSAISDLKTFRLHPWMVAIYSNESKNFIATGTLIRYDVVITALKGIENVPDDQLVVEAGIMNRTETKQLYRFARSVSIYLSLALIHLTTPFTMQFSHVRPICLPRLNEVFTERSCGTVGWYFNSDNIRDKSITVKKDFLWQRPYVVMGNVDCLTEFNETIDNNTICCKDKLNTFLPLNIGAGLACRTDNFVLAGVSLLNSDWVMDNKPTLFVNIPDYLPWIESELQPYFDAASHSSQAPAKDSAEYHSSATGTPSIPASNLHLT